The Oculatellaceae cyanobacterium nucleotide sequence CAACACATCCCGCTTAAATTCCGTTAATTCGTCCAGAAACAGCACACCTCGGTGAGCTAGAGATATTTCCCCTGGTCGGGGAAAACTCCCACCACCTACTAAAGAAGGGCCAGAAGCAGAATGGTGAGGACTACGAAAAGGGCGATCGCTTACCAATGACCCTTTATTCTTAAGTAACCCTGCCACAGAATGAATTTGAGTAACATCTAGCGCCTCCTCGAAACTCAATGGCGGTAAGATCCCTGGTAAGCGCCTTGCTAACATAGTTTTACCAGAACCAGGCGGCCCTACAAAGATTAAATTATGCCCACCAGCCGCAGCAATTTCCAAAGCGCGACGAGCGTGTGCTTGCCCTTTAACATCTTTTAAATCTGCTCCCGTAAATGCAGAACGCCGCAATTCCTGCACACCATCCAACTTTACAGGCTGAAAACTCTCAGGTTCGTTAAGAAACTTTGCAACATCCCAAAGATTATTAAAGCCGTAAACGTTTAAATTCTGAACTACAGCAGCTTCCTTGGCATTATCCGCAGGCACAACCAAACCTGCAATCCCTAACCTTTGGGCAGCAGCAGCGATAGGTAAAACACCAGCAACCGGACGCAGACTGCCATCTAAGGAAACTTCTCCTAAAAATAGATAATCTCCTAATAAGTTGGCGCTTACCTGTTGAGAAGCGGCTAATATTCCAACACTAATGGGTAAATCAAAACTAGGGCCTTCTTTACGTAAATCAGCAGGCGTTAAATTAATCACAATTTTTCGCATCGGGAAGGCATATCCAGCATTTTTCAACGCCGCCTTCACTCGTTCTCTAGATTCCTGCACCGCAGTATCAGGCAATCCTACGAGTACTATTCCTGGTAGTCCTCCTGATACATCGACCTCAACGCCTACCTTAACCGCGTCGATGCCAACAATTGATCCACTCCAGACTCTAGCCAGCACATCAATTTATTAGAGACTGCAAAAAAAAGTATAAAGCCTGCGAACTGAAAAGTCAGCGCAGGTGCGATACTCCTCTTGTCGTCGCTACGCGATCGCCTAAAAAGCGAGTAAATTATCCTAATCTCGCTAAAATGCAGCTAAAGAATTAACTAAACTAGCATGAGTGCCACAGAAGATACAATTTTTGGCAAAATTATCCGTCGGGAAATTCCTGCGGATATTGTTTATGAAGACGACATCGCCCTTGCCTTCAGAGACGTTAACCCACAAGCGCCCGTTCACATTTTGGTAATTCCCAAACAGCCTCTGCCAAAATTAGCTGATGCCGAATCACAAGACCACGCGATGCTGGGACACCTACTCTTAACTGTT carries:
- a CDS encoding YifB family Mg chelatase-like AAA ATPase encodes the protein MLARVWSGSIVGIDAVKVGVEVDVSGGLPGIVLVGLPDTAVQESRERVKAALKNAGYAFPMRKIVINLTPADLRKEGPSFDLPISVGILAASQQVSANLLGDYLFLGEVSLDGSLRPVAGVLPIAAAAQRLGIAGLVVPADNAKEAAVVQNLNVYGFNNLWDVAKFLNEPESFQPVKLDGVQELRRSAFTGADLKDVKGQAHARRALEIAAAGGHNLIFVGPPGSGKTMLARRLPGILPPLSFEEALDVTQIHSVAGLLKNKGSLVSDRPFRSPHHSASGPSLVGGGSFPRPGEISLAHRGVLFLDELTEFKRDVLEFLRQPLEDGYVTVSRTRQSVMFPAQFTLVASTNPCPCGYFGDSIQPCTCSPRQREQYWAKLSGPLMDRIDLQVAVNRLKAEEITRQPLGEESAPVRERVQVARDRARTRFKAEPGLRCNAQMQSSHLRNWCGLDDASRNLLENAIRKLGLSARASDRILKVARTIADLAGDDNLKTPHVAEAIQYRTIDRMQ
- a CDS encoding histidine triad nucleotide-binding protein, translating into MSATEDTIFGKIIRREIPADIVYEDDIALAFRDVNPQAPVHILVIPKQPLPKLADAESQDHAMLGHLLLTVKRVAQQVGLTNGYRVVINNGDDGGQTVNHLHLHILGGRQMKWPPG